One stretch of Amycolatopsis sp. 195334CR DNA includes these proteins:
- a CDS encoding discoidin domain-containing protein, which translates to MPLGHRVRWSVLGATVAVLAATVVSPSAAAAAPTPLYPAVGAGTQLLDHRAKLAGFVEPEWYEANIPFVDLPDQTIEDTYYYRWRTYKEALKYTSEGWIVSEFLGPVGYSAPHGGIVAAAGHHVYEGRWLRDHRYLDDYLDYWLRGSGAGPKPATDQLNENTTDWAHQYSFWAADAMLARASVDGRFGFAVDRLPELEKQWATWSPQFNAELGLYWQVPVWDAMEYTASSYQSDDPYHGGEGFRPTLNAYQYGDAKAIASLLRMRGDRRQAKDYENDANALKAAMESHLWDADAQFYKHVMRDGNPGREQLEDREQIGFIPWYFHMAPAANSAAWAQLTDPAGFAAAFGPTTVERRSPWFMHDALLGCCRWSGPSWPFATSQTLTALANLLIDYPAQSSVDRDDYVRLLRGYAATQRKNGVPYVAEAHHPDEDRWLYDSPGHSEDYNHSTFNDLVLSGLLGIRPQEGERARLAPLVPADWDHFAVENVPYHGRNLSVAWDRDGTRYGQGAGLTVWLDGKRVHRQADLKPVDLKVKTGRPQSLPTAVDDLVNVAGTGFPSATASHTWPADSPADAIDGQDFHLDVPTTRWTSYGSPNREDWLAVELGAAKPVSDLRLSFYDDGGGVRTPDRFAVEYRNAAGEWVSLPGQTRVPPTPERGRLNRVLVDPPVTADALRVRPVRDDGGAVGITAFQSWR; encoded by the coding sequence ATGCCGCTCGGTCACCGTGTCCGCTGGTCCGTGCTGGGAGCCACGGTCGCCGTGCTCGCGGCGACGGTGGTCTCGCCGTCCGCCGCGGCGGCGGCACCGACGCCGCTGTACCCCGCGGTGGGCGCCGGGACGCAGCTGCTGGACCACCGCGCCAAGCTGGCCGGATTCGTCGAACCCGAGTGGTACGAGGCCAACATCCCGTTCGTCGACCTGCCCGACCAGACCATCGAGGACACCTACTACTACCGCTGGCGCACCTACAAGGAAGCGCTCAAGTACACCAGCGAGGGCTGGATCGTCTCGGAGTTCCTCGGGCCGGTCGGCTACTCCGCACCCCACGGCGGGATCGTCGCCGCCGCGGGGCACCACGTGTACGAGGGCCGCTGGCTGCGCGACCACCGCTACCTCGACGACTACCTCGACTACTGGCTGCGCGGCAGCGGCGCCGGGCCCAAGCCGGCCACCGACCAGCTCAACGAGAACACCACCGACTGGGCGCACCAGTACTCGTTCTGGGCCGCCGACGCGATGCTGGCCCGCGCCTCGGTGGACGGCCGCTTCGGCTTCGCCGTGGACCGGCTGCCCGAACTGGAGAAGCAGTGGGCCACCTGGTCACCGCAGTTCAACGCCGAACTCGGGCTGTACTGGCAGGTCCCGGTGTGGGACGCGATGGAGTACACCGCCAGCTCGTACCAGAGCGACGACCCCTACCACGGCGGCGAGGGCTTCCGCCCCACGCTGAACGCCTACCAGTACGGCGACGCCAAGGCGATCGCGAGCCTGCTCCGGATGCGCGGTGACCGCCGCCAGGCCAAGGACTACGAGAACGACGCCAACGCGTTGAAAGCCGCGATGGAAAGCCACCTCTGGGACGCGGACGCGCAGTTCTACAAGCACGTGATGCGAGACGGCAATCCCGGCCGTGAGCAGCTCGAAGACCGTGAGCAGATCGGCTTCATACCCTGGTACTTCCACATGGCGCCGGCGGCGAACTCGGCCGCGTGGGCGCAGCTGACCGATCCGGCGGGGTTCGCCGCGGCGTTCGGGCCGACCACGGTGGAACGGCGCAGCCCGTGGTTCATGCACGACGCGCTGCTCGGCTGCTGCCGCTGGTCCGGGCCGAGCTGGCCGTTCGCCACCAGCCAGACGCTCACCGCACTGGCCAACCTGCTGATCGACTACCCGGCGCAGTCCTCTGTGGACCGTGACGACTACGTCCGGCTGCTCCGGGGTTACGCGGCCACCCAGCGCAAGAACGGCGTGCCGTACGTGGCCGAGGCGCACCACCCCGACGAGGACCGCTGGCTCTACGACAGCCCCGGGCACAGCGAGGACTACAACCACTCCACCTTCAACGACCTGGTGCTCTCCGGCCTGCTGGGGATCCGGCCGCAGGAGGGCGAGCGGGCCCGGCTGGCGCCGCTGGTGCCCGCCGACTGGGACCACTTCGCCGTGGAGAACGTGCCTTACCACGGGCGGAACCTCTCGGTGGCCTGGGACCGCGACGGCACGCGGTACGGCCAGGGCGCCGGGCTGACCGTGTGGCTCGACGGGAAGCGCGTGCACCGGCAGGCCGACCTCAAGCCGGTCGACCTCAAGGTGAAGACGGGACGGCCCCAGTCGCTGCCCACCGCCGTCGACGACCTGGTGAACGTGGCGGGCACCGGCTTTCCGTCGGCCACCGCCTCGCACACCTGGCCCGCCGACTCCCCGGCCGACGCGATCGACGGTCAGGATTTCCACCTCGACGTGCCCACCACGCGCTGGACCTCCTACGGCAGCCCGAACCGGGAGGACTGGCTCGCGGTCGAACTCGGTGCCGCAAAGCCCGTGTCCGACCTGCGCCTGTCGTTCTACGACGACGGCGGGGGCGTGCGCACGCCGGACCGGTTCGCGGTCGAATACCGGAACGCGGCCGGGGAATGGGTTTCGCTCCCGGGGCAGACGCGCGTGCCGCCGACCCCCGAACGCGGACGGCTGAACCGCGTGCTCGTCGATCCGCCGGTGACCGCGGACGCGCTGCGCGTCCGCCCGGTCCGCGACGACGGGGGAGCGGTCGGCATCACCGCGTTCCAGTCGTGGCGGTGA
- a CDS encoding class I SAM-dependent methyltransferase: protein MELYDRIGTGYSLGRRTDPRWMAAVLGALGAARTVADVGAGTGSYEPDDRAVFAVEPSSAMIRQRPPSASPAVRAVAEALPIRDQAVDAALAVLTVHHWTDWRAGLAELRRIAPRQVVLAYDTRRHTEFWFVREYVPEIAALELSRPSAEDIADELGADSVTALPVPWDFTDGVFPAYWRRPAAYLDPGVRRACSALAQTDPAAVDRGIRRLREDLDSGRWQERHRELVALDEWDAGFRLITATTGTR from the coding sequence ATGGAACTCTACGACCGGATCGGGACCGGCTACTCGCTCGGGCGCCGCACCGACCCGCGGTGGATGGCCGCCGTGCTCGGGGCACTCGGTGCCGCGCGCACGGTGGCCGACGTCGGTGCCGGGACCGGTTCGTACGAACCGGACGACCGGGCGGTGTTCGCCGTGGAGCCGTCGTCCGCGATGATCCGGCAGCGCCCGCCGTCCGCGAGCCCCGCCGTGCGCGCGGTCGCCGAGGCGCTGCCGATCCGCGACCAGGCCGTCGACGCCGCGCTGGCCGTGCTCACCGTGCACCACTGGACCGACTGGCGGGCCGGGCTCGCCGAGCTGCGGCGGATCGCGCCACGGCAGGTCGTGCTCGCCTACGACACCCGGCGCCACACCGAGTTCTGGTTCGTCCGCGAGTACGTGCCCGAGATCGCCGCGCTGGAACTCAGCCGTCCGTCCGCCGAGGACATCGCCGACGAGCTCGGCGCGGACAGCGTCACCGCGCTGCCCGTGCCGTGGGACTTCACCGACGGCGTGTTCCCGGCCTACTGGCGCCGCCCGGCGGCCTACCTCGATCCCGGTGTCCGGCGCGCGTGTTCCGCGCTGGCGCAAACCGATCCGGCCGCCGTCGACCGCGGCATCCGCCGCCTGCGGGAGGACCTGGATTCCGGGCGCTGGCAGGAACGCCACCGGGAACTGGTGGCGCTGGACGAATGGGACGCCGGTTTCCGCCTGATCACCGCCACGACTGGAACGCGGTGA
- a CDS encoding Nramp family divalent metal transporter has protein sequence MTTATKGDLYALSADDVREPPATLRGRLRYLGPGMILSAAVVGSGELILTTSLGARAGFALLWLIIVATTVKVWVQMELGRLTVLSGRPALEAFSDVPPRTRRGSWINYLWIGMDFAKMFQRGGIIGGTAAACSVLWPIAGEPLSSTSTAVWTVIIVVVTIALLQSSRYSVVETASVIAVALFTMVTVGLALALPFTQFGWDAGDIAGGLELAVPAGALGLAVAMFGSTGVGADEMTTYTYWCIEKGYARWTGPADGSAERDRRAEGWLKVMRLDVAVSWLVCTLCTLSFYVIGAAVLNPQQLVPQGNAMITTLSRMYTDTLGPWAEVVFLVGAIAVLFSTNVGSTASVPRLWTNTLGVLGVLNWRDPAVRRRTIRVLTFCFPPLWASFFLFVQSPVLMVQIGGIGSGVFLIAVVIAVWYLRSREPDKRFRPNPVLTGALVLSSLAIMALGAYSALEVFGVSIG, from the coding sequence GTGACCACGGCCACGAAGGGCGACCTGTACGCGCTCAGCGCGGACGACGTGCGGGAGCCGCCTGCCACCCTGCGCGGGCGGCTGCGCTACCTCGGTCCCGGCATGATCCTGTCCGCCGCGGTGGTGGGTTCCGGCGAGCTGATCCTGACCACCTCGCTGGGCGCCCGCGCGGGCTTCGCGTTGCTGTGGCTGATCATCGTGGCCACCACGGTGAAGGTCTGGGTGCAGATGGAGCTGGGCAGGCTCACCGTGCTGTCCGGGCGGCCCGCGCTGGAGGCGTTCAGCGACGTCCCGCCCCGCACGCGGCGCGGCAGCTGGATCAACTACCTGTGGATCGGCATGGACTTCGCCAAGATGTTCCAGCGCGGCGGGATCATCGGCGGCACGGCGGCCGCCTGCTCGGTGCTGTGGCCGATCGCCGGCGAGCCGCTGAGCTCGACCTCCACCGCGGTGTGGACGGTGATCATCGTGGTGGTCACCATCGCGCTGCTGCAGAGCAGCCGGTACTCGGTGGTGGAGACCGCTTCGGTGATCGCGGTCGCGTTGTTCACCATGGTGACCGTCGGCCTGGCGCTGGCACTGCCGTTCACCCAGTTCGGCTGGGACGCCGGGGACATCGCGGGCGGGCTGGAACTGGCCGTGCCCGCCGGGGCGCTCGGGCTGGCGGTCGCGATGTTCGGCTCCACCGGCGTCGGCGCGGACGAGATGACCACCTACACCTACTGGTGCATCGAGAAGGGTTATGCCCGGTGGACCGGGCCCGCCGACGGCTCAGCCGAACGCGACCGCCGCGCCGAGGGCTGGCTCAAGGTGATGCGGCTGGACGTGGCGGTGTCGTGGCTGGTCTGCACCCTGTGCACGCTGTCGTTCTACGTCATCGGCGCGGCCGTGCTGAACCCGCAGCAGCTGGTGCCGCAGGGCAACGCGATGATCACCACGCTGTCCAGGATGTACACCGACACCCTCGGCCCGTGGGCGGAGGTGGTGTTCCTGGTCGGCGCGATCGCGGTGCTGTTCTCCACCAACGTCGGGTCCACCGCGAGCGTGCCGCGCCTGTGGACGAACACGCTCGGCGTGCTGGGCGTGCTGAACTGGCGCGACCCGGCGGTCCGGCGGCGCACGATCCGGGTGCTGACGTTCTGCTTCCCGCCGCTGTGGGCCTCGTTCTTCCTGTTCGTCCAGTCACCGGTGCTGATGGTGCAGATCGGCGGGATCGGCTCGGGCGTGTTCCTGATCGCGGTGGTGATCGCCGTGTGGTACCTGCGCTCGCGCGAACCCGACAAGCGGTTCCGGCCGAACCCGGTGCTCACCGGCGCGCTGGTGCTGAGCAGCCTGGCGATCATGGCGCTCGGGGCGTATTCCGCGCTGGAGGTCTTCGGCGTCTCGATCGGCTGA
- a CDS encoding AraC family transcriptional regulator, translating into MTNAALPETCCPEAVLWAGMGRAAYLGPSLRLRAHSGSVHCFALGVDGPFTVRAGGVERRVRSALIPARTRNQIVSDGRMLFLYRDPSAAWLAGIRAKMTALPPLHVDHEDEAALAREAKDGRLPISVLGPSGEVSDSRVHAALELLRTDPGGRLTAAEVAAAVHLSPSRFQHLFSAETGTSFRRYRLWARMQHVGAAVSRGTTLTQAATDAGFASSAHFSDSFRDMFGLSASRLLTPATRLVVETSAAGEPN; encoded by the coding sequence ATGACCAACGCGGCGCTTCCGGAAACGTGCTGCCCCGAGGCGGTGCTGTGGGCCGGGATGGGGCGAGCGGCCTACCTCGGGCCGTCGCTGCGGTTGCGCGCGCACTCGGGTTCGGTGCACTGCTTCGCGCTCGGGGTCGACGGGCCGTTCACCGTGCGGGCCGGTGGCGTCGAACGCCGGGTGCGCAGTGCCCTGATCCCGGCGCGCACGCGGAACCAGATCGTTTCGGACGGCCGGATGCTGTTCCTCTACCGCGATCCGAGCGCCGCCTGGCTGGCGGGCATCCGCGCGAAGATGACCGCACTGCCCCCGCTCCACGTCGACCACGAGGACGAAGCCGCTCTGGCGCGGGAGGCGAAGGACGGCCGGTTGCCGATCTCGGTGCTCGGTCCTTCCGGCGAGGTGTCGGATTCCCGCGTCCACGCGGCGCTGGAGCTCCTGCGGACCGATCCCGGTGGCCGCTTGACGGCCGCGGAGGTGGCGGCTGCGGTGCACCTGTCGCCGTCGCGCTTCCAGCACCTGTTCTCGGCGGAGACGGGCACGAGCTTCCGGCGCTACCGGCTGTGGGCGCGCATGCAGCACGTCGGGGCCGCGGTCAGCCGGGGCACCACGCTGACCCAGGCGGCCACGGACGCCGGCTTCGCCTCGTCGGCCCACTTCAGCGACAGCTTCCGCGACATGTTCGGCCTCAGTGCCAGCCGCCTGCTCACCCCTGCCACCCGGCTGGTCGTGGAAACTTCCGCGGCGGGGGAACCGAACTGA
- a CDS encoding RidA family protein, translated as MSHTIVNPAGLADPVPYGYSHVARTDGGLVFVAGQWAAGTDGHLIDGDFAAQVRQSFANLKIALAASGLGFESVVRLGTYIVDHDEEKLTVLGSQIAGIWGGKPPTQTLLGVAKLALPGMLFEVDAVAV; from the coding sequence ATGTCGCACACCATCGTGAATCCCGCGGGTCTCGCCGATCCCGTTCCCTACGGCTACAGCCACGTCGCCCGCACCGACGGCGGGCTGGTCTTCGTCGCGGGCCAGTGGGCCGCGGGCACCGACGGCCACCTCATCGACGGCGACTTCGCCGCGCAGGTGCGCCAGTCCTTCGCGAACCTGAAGATCGCGCTCGCCGCCTCGGGGCTCGGCTTCGAGTCCGTGGTGCGCCTCGGCACCTACATCGTCGACCACGACGAGGAAAAACTGACCGTGCTCGGCTCGCAGATCGCCGGGATCTGGGGCGGCAAACCGCCGACGCAAACCCTGCTGGGCGTGGCGAAACTGGCCCTGCCCGGCATGCTCTTCGAGGTCGACGCGGTGGCGGTCTAG
- a CDS encoding enolase C-terminal domain-like protein: MKIERVRIDKAKFDMVDFAKHPTGFSLVYTPGSRKPTSAYAIRVYTDEGVVGQYVGGNSIAAAQVGMFGDYLIGKDPLQRELIYNDVKRQLRKFDKMGMGFVDIALWDLAGRTHGASIRTLLGGWKTRLPAYASTAAGDRNGGLDSPEAYADFAVACKELGYRAYKLHVWDEYDVPEVVRTITKVREAVGPEMDLMLDPGCKLETFAHAVQVGRACDEANFLWLEDPYKDTGISVFGHKRLRELIRTPLLQTEHVRGLEQHVDFAIGGGTDFVRADAEYDGGITGAVKIAHATEGLGLDVELHTPGPAQRQLMASLRNTNYYEMSFVHPKSSEIGRSQLIYADDYRDGLTAIGADGCVPVPEGHGLGVTYDWEAIEAHTVDTVEFS; this comes from the coding sequence ATGAAGATCGAGCGCGTCCGCATCGACAAGGCCAAGTTCGACATGGTCGACTTCGCCAAGCACCCGACCGGGTTCTCCCTGGTGTACACCCCGGGCAGCCGCAAGCCGACCAGCGCCTACGCGATCCGGGTCTACACCGACGAAGGCGTGGTCGGGCAGTACGTCGGCGGCAACTCGATCGCCGCGGCGCAGGTGGGCATGTTCGGCGACTACCTGATCGGCAAGGACCCGCTGCAGCGCGAGCTGATCTACAACGACGTCAAACGGCAGCTGCGCAAGTTCGACAAGATGGGCATGGGCTTCGTCGACATCGCGCTGTGGGACCTGGCGGGCCGCACGCACGGCGCGTCCATCCGCACCCTGCTCGGCGGTTGGAAGACCCGGCTGCCCGCGTACGCCTCGACCGCCGCCGGCGACCGCAACGGCGGGCTGGACAGCCCCGAGGCGTACGCCGATTTCGCGGTGGCCTGCAAGGAACTCGGGTACCGCGCGTACAAGCTGCACGTCTGGGACGAGTACGACGTGCCGGAGGTCGTCCGGACCATCACCAAGGTGCGGGAGGCCGTCGGCCCCGAGATGGACCTGATGCTCGACCCCGGCTGCAAGCTGGAGACCTTCGCGCACGCGGTGCAGGTCGGCCGCGCCTGCGACGAGGCGAACTTCCTGTGGCTGGAGGATCCCTACAAGGACACCGGCATCTCGGTGTTCGGGCACAAGCGGCTGCGCGAGCTGATCCGCACTCCCCTGTTGCAGACCGAACACGTGCGCGGCCTGGAGCAGCACGTCGACTTCGCCATCGGCGGCGGCACCGACTTCGTGCGCGCCGACGCCGAGTACGACGGCGGCATCACCGGCGCGGTGAAGATCGCGCACGCCACCGAGGGCCTCGGCCTGGACGTCGAACTGCACACACCCGGCCCGGCGCAACGGCAGCTGATGGCCTCCCTGCGCAACACCAACTACTACGAAATGTCCTTCGTGCACCCCAAATCCAGTGAGATCGGGCGCAGTCAGCTGATCTACGCCGACGACTACCGCGACGGCCTCACCGCGATCGGCGCCGACGGCTGCGTGCCGGTCCCCGAAGGCCACGGCCTCGGCGTCACCTACGACTGGGAAGCCATCGAGGCGCACACCGTCGACACCGTGGAGTTCTCGTGA
- a CDS encoding DUF4345 family protein has product MTTIVPLGVAAFFLAMGAYALAAPAALARPFRLTVDAPESRSEIRAVYGGFGLAIAAVLVLAVADGGEFRRGVVVTVGIALAGMAVGRVLSRLVDKGTSFYPIWFYFVVEAFAAGLLFAAG; this is encoded by the coding sequence ATGACCACGATCGTGCCCCTCGGGGTGGCCGCCTTCTTCCTTGCCATGGGTGCCTACGCGCTCGCCGCCCCGGCCGCGCTGGCCCGCCCGTTCCGCCTCACCGTCGACGCGCCGGAGAGCCGGTCGGAGATCCGCGCGGTCTACGGCGGGTTCGGCCTCGCCATCGCCGCGGTGCTGGTGCTCGCGGTGGCCGACGGCGGTGAGTTCCGGCGCGGGGTGGTGGTCACCGTCGGGATCGCGCTGGCCGGAATGGCGGTGGGCCGGGTGCTTTCCCGGCTCGTCGACAAAGGCACTTCGTTCTACCCGATCTGGTTCTACTTCGTGGTGGAGGCGTTCGCGGCCGGGCTGCTGTTCGCCGCGGGCTAG
- a CDS encoding GNAT family N-acetyltransferase, producing the protein MLTGKLVKLRALEPSDAEVLHRWNEDPEVGRWMVNDYPLSRAQVLKRCEERSHNTYGDLTLCVETLAEGRAIGVAALTGAEPESGRAELTIFVGEAEFRGGGYGTDAVRVLCRYGFDSMRLHGISLWVVAENAGACHVYRKLGFVEEGRQRESFFRDGRWHDMLLMSVLEGELVD; encoded by the coding sequence GTGCTGACCGGAAAACTGGTGAAACTGCGCGCACTCGAACCGTCGGACGCCGAGGTCCTGCACCGCTGGAACGAGGACCCCGAAGTCGGCCGGTGGATGGTCAACGACTACCCGCTGTCGCGGGCGCAGGTGCTCAAGCGGTGCGAGGAACGGAGTCACAACACCTACGGCGACCTGACGCTCTGCGTGGAGACGCTGGCCGAGGGGCGGGCCATCGGCGTCGCCGCGCTGACCGGCGCCGAGCCCGAATCCGGCCGGGCCGAGCTGACGATCTTCGTCGGTGAGGCGGAGTTCCGCGGTGGCGGTTACGGCACCGACGCCGTCCGCGTGCTGTGCCGCTACGGCTTCGACTCGATGCGACTGCACGGCATCAGCCTGTGGGTGGTCGCGGAGAACGCCGGTGCCTGCCACGTGTACCGGAAACTCGGCTTCGTCGAAGAAGGACGGCAACGCGAAAGCTTCTTCCGCGACGGCCGGTGGCACGACATGCTCCTGATGAGCGTGCTCGAAGGCGAGCTGGTGGACTAG